The stretch of DNA GTAGGGCTGGTAAAACCCACTGAAATCGCGCCTCACGATAGCGCCGTGGCAATGCCGAGCATCCAAGACACCGCCACTTGGAAATAAACCGTTTTGCTGTGCTATCGAGACTCCATGAGCCGACACTATGCCGCTCTATGGGGCTGATTTGTTGCTGGCCGACCGCGGGGCGAAGCTTGTCCCAGCGAGTAACATTCCATTCGCCAACCACAGCCTGCGTAAGATCAACTGAACCCCACAATCGTTACTTGGAGAGGTGAAAGAGGCCGAAAGTGCGGTCGGTACAACGCAGCGGCAATACCTAACGTCCAATACGCCACGACACTACCCAGAGAGTGCCATCGGGCCGCTTCGCATCGACTCAGGACTCAGGTTTGCCACCAAGAAACCATGTGCATCTATGACTGCCACCGCCGTCGGCCGTGCCTTAATCTGCACGCCAATCCCGACATCACGCGGTCGCTTGCTCCAACCACCCGAGCAATCGAATAGCATCCTGACGGCTATCACCACAGACCGAGTGATCCGCCTGGAACGCGGTACAGACAGCAGGCCGCGAGGGCTGGCCAAACAATCCGCATAGATTGCGTTCCGAAAGATGCAAGCAACGCT from Pseudomonas sp. DNDY-54 encodes:
- a CDS encoding YkgJ family cysteine cluster protein, yielding MSCRPGCGACCIAPSISSPIPGMPYGKPAGERCLHLSERNLCGLFGQPSRPAVCTAFQADHSVCGDSRQDAIRLLGWLEQATA